The DNA segment agatgaggactcagttgcaacagtcttagcgggttgaacagggggatcacatagaatgtgattctcaagaggtatgtcctcatttttgacaaccgcatcagactttgctggagcagcatcatcagattcatcatctgaagaatcagcatcctcaacctcaactggaggatcctgtttctgttcagcagttacagatgtatttgctgacacatctgaatctgaggatacttctttctggtatccgagtcctgctgcaaactccttcacatcaagaggaacagatggttcgaaaaacactctatcctcctcatcaggcatggcatcataattgtgtctgactggtggtggacattttttgtatcctatgcatgtgacatccttcttttctttctgaacgtcaatgatgtgatccaacacgtagctagagctcaaataactgtctagcttaagctggatcgcatcactttcagttttgacacaagccatttccttttgcattgcctcaagacgtgagatgtacaaattaatgtccgtttgttttctggaaaccattttaatcaattcagttttatctttctttaatgtctctatcattgacttaaattccttttcatggttttcataaaacatattggcttctgtgcattttgaaagatccacagtcaacttctgattgtggatgaatgtcacatcatatttttcttgcaaagcctcgtgtttgctttgcaatgcacACCACTCATCATTCAAGGaatcatgtttgtcttgcaagtcaaacaaactagcttgtaaagcatcatgtttggcttgcaactcagacatgtttgcctctaacttaacacatttagcctgcaagctatcacagttatcacagtttacagcaatgggttcatcgacacatacctgacttgaagaactgtcgacattagccataaaggctgaatggagagaagacgaagtacaagcagcttgatccatcagaacagatcttctttgagtttctgctgcagcttcctccaaaagttcatcaatatcagcatcaactgagacaccagatgtctcacccatattctcatcgcctgacccagatgaatcttcatcaacactcctgctgtacccagaagagtcttcatcttcagaagattcaccaccactggcggaagattcttcgccactggtgttaactacatccttcacaacttgagcaaagcaAGCTGTACCATTAGGAGCATCACCACCAAACTGGATTGTCCAGTCGCAACCTTCATCCATCTGAACTACAAGTGCCCGGTTGTCTTGATTGTTGACAGGCACTAATGTACGTTCATTATTCCTGTtttggttctgctggttgccctggtttctgaaggggttctggtttcCATTTTTGCTGGCTTTgcacattccctcttgaagtgaccccgttcaccacagttgaagcaccttactgcttgtttatcgaacccatacttggtgtctctcttactttccaagctggttctgccagtactttccatccaatcctttgctcttcttactgcacttgcaaaggcccacttgatatccatcaagtccatctcttctttatctatctgccgatagtcttcctgtgtcagattaatgttgccaatctgaccttctatcaacccacagtacgcgctcactatagtgttaagtagctccatgtgttccttggctacttctacactgactttggaaaagcttgaagtgtcgagctgtactgtatttggctttgattgttgaccagcagatgatgttcctccgtaacatgcacgttgttgttgagcaggaggaggtggaggtggttggattggatttccaaatatgtctgtggtgggaggcggcttaacaggaacttgtattggattgccaaaacaatctgtacttgtgacaaacgccgtttgaattggagcatgtgaaccagttcttgcagacgaagagctggaagttccataatacatttctggattctgtggcaatggaactctcttcgccttcaatgtttcctcctgatccttgttttccaaaagctgcacgaagtcgttaaaacttgtagttctcaacgctccgttatacttaaggatttccaagaaactactccattgcggaggtaaggcatcagcaaacttctttaccacctctgcttgagttgttgtaactccaaaattgttcaattcagtaagcaggtgatagaaacgacttgtcatgtctcccagagactccttatccaggcaagcgaagctgtcaaattctttcttgagtagatcatgacgcagctgacgtgttgcttcattccctactcctcttgttttcaacccgtcccacaacttcttagttgtcttgaagctgacaaactggtgataaatatccttgctcaaagcctgggtgagaatggcgtatgctttcttttccagatcatacgttttctttttatcttcgggaagatcagcaaatgacgcagtctctgaagcagcaacctctatggcttgatcgaaatctgtggtgaagcGTATCCACAgttctgtattttgaccaagaacatatgttttaaacctctcagcccatcctggatattcattcaaactcatcagttttgggggtcgattcaaacttcctgtttcgctttcgcttaataagatactttgtacactcggagtttgacccgttactaatgcccattgatttgacGGTAAAGCATTTACTTGTGAAGATGTAGatactggagattcggcccatgatggtgatagacttgtacacgtgtattttccactatcaggagccggtgtaccccaccatgaaggagtagctcctgaacttgtatatttaccactgtcgggagccggattccaccaattcggattcatgatagataagcaaaataaatgccaagtaagaatgatccgaaagataacacaaacgaaagatcctggtcgaaagatctgaaatcacagaaacttgttaacaacaatctgaccacaatcgaaagatataaccttgttcgaaggatcaacagtattcgaaagattactgttgactctcgaacaatgatttcgaaagattcaagagctcgaaggattctcctttgaaagatccttatctttcgagctaaatccctatctttcggacaacagatctcgaaagattcaccaatacgaaagatccttatctttcggacacttgtctttcgattagattcctttctcgaaggatatgattcagacttcgaaggatgggtcgaaggataacaatctttcgagccttccttgatcgacagatgtcgaaggatagtctttcgatgtcgaaagatatctttcgagaggttctgacacaaactgatctgatgtgaaaggttggtgaaaaggtgacaggttggtaaggtcaactttcggcaagaTGGTATGTGCAGGCTGTCCTTTCACCACCAACTTTGAAAGTTTGCTAAAAATGACAATCTTATCTTCAACACCAGTCACCGGAATTTTGAACCGGAATATAGCCGGAAAATTCAAAATTacttaaaacaatttttcaagttacccaacccaactttaaacactcccggttagtttagacacgtttttactcaaagaaaatgcaagaaaccaagtaaaaacaggtgcaaaaccaagtgtttcaacacaccaaaacttgcaaaaacccggttttaaacaaggtaaagagcgaggctctgataccacttgtaggtccctttccggtggatgacgaacctaaaccttgttatacaaacctactagcgagtgcggaatccaagctagcaagcaaaccgagttagtagcaagtagagaaacaaacacacaagttcaccgattaacacaacttgtattaatgcaatgagggttcggttacaagctcaatgtttacagaaatgttctataaactctcaaagtgtgtgtgtgagttccggacagaatgctctcaagaagacttggtatcagagccagaatgctctcaagaagaCTTGAGCCAGACATAACCGTGTCgaaaccgagtcgaaccgagccgagtggCGTCGACACAAAGTGTATCAATGTGAAAATCTACCGCCTAAAGTTATATTTtgctagttaaaaaaaaaaaaaaaaaaaaaaaaaaaaaaaaatctattggAACAAAGGTTTTTGATGCAGAGTGGGGTCGGGTGTTCGCCAAGTTGATTTGAACCGCGCTTCTAAATGTCAACGTCAAAATTCGTATGAATTTGGGAGCGCGCGGGATGATGcggcatgatgaaaacaagagatgatgaaaacttgattgttgaaaatgtggggtagtcacggttaccgatgcaatggcaaaaatggtaacgcgactattatgggccaaaaacaacacggtatgttcgcttccgcacatcagtatttatgattgttaccggttattcggaaatgttcgaaaggattttgtttattgtcatattctcgcatttgaagacgaacgtatgaacctggaacgtctataccgatcctaacgagttcacaaagtctttggagggatacaagtcggatcctacggggtactaggcgaaatttctttatcaactagaatatgcaacgaagaaatttttttgtttattgtcatattctcgcatttggtaacgaatgaatgaacctagaatgtcaataccggtcctaacgagttcacaaattctttggagggatacaattcagatcctacggggtaccaggggacgttcttattcaactagattatgcaaagaagaaagtcatgttcgtgaattttcggaaccgagaacattcaatgaagattgatgacagttccgctcagtggagggaattggtgaacatttgacgacagtttctttgaagtggaaagaatctgttaaggtttagagattttaccaaagaaatggggggataaaaaatgttttcatttgttgaatttcttcggtaaatttctaaacgcaatcacaggtggtagagtttgtgattttctggtgatacatacggttctgcgtggaatgttttgcacagacacatatttgaggattttaattaattctccagctagcgtgaagggttttgcacggaaacatacaggtatctaaagtcgacagttgtttcaaagcgctgtttactgaagacctgggggaatctttatggaagttgatagttcaaggctgaagacctgcaggattcggttttgggtttgatgtttctttgggattttacagggatctgggggtaactcaattcgttgagtttgcaaacgatgtacttggtcaagctgacttcctgagtactgatgctgaagattcgtagtgcattacgtggtcgacttcacaaaggcgagacaatgagatctggatgtagttcaactaagcgtgccgtttggttgagcttgcaagggatacacttggtcaagctgactttcctgagtgttgatgctgaagattaaagtgcattacttggtcgatttcacaaagacggtttacagaagacagttcaccagaaatctctatcaatgtagtatgcttgaagatcaagacttgatgcagcttttaaagaatggaacctttatcatatgccggttggagtattggaagatcagcggaagatcggtcaattgatccttttgaggaaattgcacaacacccaacacggatacgcgtactttgagggggaaatattatacaatgagcatcaagatactacttacctggatcatcggtcaagggggaatttgtcaaCGGACAGAGAAGATGAACACTTGACTGAAGattgattgcagttgcattttcagcattcgacagcaacggacaagggggaatttgttgatgcagattttgtgtccgatgcttgtcgaatagattagttattattttacgctgaatttgtaatagttagtgaaacggtctatcgaacatgtatagacccgctcgtttgaagtggtcaaacgagagggttattcggttgaccgtgtgtgtgtttgctagacaagttatggttgcttatgttggtgtcgaaggatagggcatcgaaggattgttgatatccttcgatgagctcgaaagatatccatcgaaggttgaagatggacctcgaaggatatggtaTCCTTCGAGGcatgtgtgtatctttcgaaagctggatggtcgacagatgatctatcgaccagtcagtgTTATCCTTCGACtgtgcaacctgtgtttggtataaataccaacaccttgtcttgtaaaacacaagagtgagagcacaagtgtgtgctagagagtgaatggaggtttgagtcctcaccgggagaaatcaccacttgatttctccctggatgtatacttctttggtattagttcggttatcatgtaatcgggccgacttgtaatgtttactaccggattaatacaaaagttgtttgtttatcatctctttatctcttccatctatgaacatgaacatgaaaatcacggattggatcccgaaacacggacctacacccaggggcgtagctttcaaggggccgggaggggcgcccgaccccccgaacttttcactcagtagtgttatgtatgtacgtttcgtatagaatcttttaggtatatacgttttcgaccccctggttttataaaaaaaaaattacttatatagaatttttaggtcCGGTTACTTCCGACCCCCCAGTGGAAATTTTCAAGTTTCGCCACTGCATAAACCTGAGCGTGTTTATGCGGCATTAGGCGAGCAGGAtatgaaaagatcaaaaacttctGAAGAGCAATGTGCTGATAAGGTGAAAAGAAAAGAAGGAAGAATGCTCAAACACAAAGTCTATCTTATTTCGCTGTATAGATAATTTGCAAAGATACATCAATGGGAATAATGATGGAGTAAATGTCTACTGTTATGTGTCATTATGCAATTCTTTGAAGTGAATCGCAATTAAATTTTAAAGTTAAAACTTTTTCTTAATATCATTGTTTTAACTTCCTAGTCCTTTCATCCCACCCTCTCCTAGGCCGACAATTATCTCTCCATCTGTCTTGCAGGCACCTATGAAGGCTGGAGTGAAGAGCATGAACATGAATTACTTTGATTTTTAGGTGTTCAATTTTTtcttgaacggcaaatttggattactgacggaccactagagtatTATCGTATCACCAGCGGAACACTAGAGTATCAATTAACTCTAACAATACTTATACTTTGACCTAATGGTCAAGAGGAATTACCTCTTGCGAAGAGACCAAGATTCAATTCTTGTGAGGAGTGTATAATTTAGTATAGTATGGGGAAAATAAGTTTAGCCGTTAATATCAAATTTGGATTACTGACATACCACTATCTTCTTGCCActagcagaaccacccgatatatcCATCTATTAACTCCAACAATAATGGTATGAAATTTAAAATAGTTTTATTGTCTTAACTAACTTAAGACGTTTATTATAATAAAGATGACATCGTGAAGTTAGTGATGATTTTTTTATACTTAATGTCTAATTAAAAAACTTCCACAAATCAATACCTACTAGCACCCAAATCAGCATAAGGACCAGCATGCACCAAACGTCCAAACTCATCAATTATCGAACAACTATCCACTTTCTTCAATGAATTCTCCAACTGTTAAAATCATCTCAGATTGCTTCATCAACCCAAAATTCGTATCAGAAGCAGCAAAGAAACCCTTTTACTTCTCACCATGGGATCTCCTCATGCTTACTGCTAACTACATTCAAACCGGTCTCCTTTTTCGCTTGCCTGAAAATCAAGATTTATCTATAACCACCTTCTTGGATGACCTCAAAGAGTCTCTTTCCACAACGCTTACTCATTTCCACCCGCTGGCCGCCCGTTTAGGCGCCATAAAACACGAAAACCCGCCTTCTTTAACCGTGTCTTTGAACCCTGAGAATAGCCCCGGAGCTAGATTTATCCATTCGGCTGTTAATCTAACCGTGGATGACATCCTTACGCCCACGGACGTGCCGTTGGTTGTTCAGTCGTTTTTTGATCATCACCAAGCTGTCAATCACGACGGTCACGAACTCTCGTTACTGTCTGTAAAAGTGACAAAACTTGTAGACGCTATCTTTATAGGATGCTCCATCAACCATATGTTAGTTGATGGAACCTCGTACTGGCATTTCATCAACTCCTGGTCAGAAATGTTCAAATCCAAAGGGCAAAACAGTCATTTAACTCGCATTTCACGTCCGCCAATCCTTGACAGATGGATTCCAACAGGATCCGACCCGATTGTCAACCTCCCGTTTAGCCATGATGTTGAATACATAAATAGACCAAACCGCCCAATGTTGAGAGAACGAATCTTTCACTTCTCGTCGGATTCGCTCGCTAAACTCAAGGCGAAAGCGAATTCGGAGTGTAATACGACAAAGATTTCCTCTTTACAGTCGCTCTCGGCCCTTGTGTGGAGGTGCGTGACACGCGCCCGGCGGGTTCCAGCAGATCAAGAAACCGATTGCATGATGGCCATTAACAATAGAAGCAGGATATCCCCACCTTTACCTGAAATTTACTTCGGTAATGTTATGCACATGAATGAACCTAAGTTAGCTTTCTAGTTTATTTTCtggaacttgtttttttttattagttttgcAATAGTTTGATTAGATTAGGGTATGTttaaaacttttaattttttaaatatacCAATCGGCTCATATCTTTCCACACGAAAAggacaattacaaagcaatgtcaggtagtcgggcaacaatttgcgccgccacccccttttttAAATGGgtttttgaaaaagttttaaaatgtACCTCATTTTAATTGTATTAACGACAGAAAAATTACATTAGAATGACAGATAAATGTGCAACAAGCTACGCTGCAACTTACTATTGAATAGCAAATTCCATTATTTCAAGATTACATATTTCTAAAAAATTGTTCATGTTTGTgtgaatatatatatttgtgaCATAATTTGAGATGAATACAATTTATCCTGACCGGGATCTACCAAACTCTAGGTAATATGGTTCAGACGGTGAGGGCAACAACAACGACGAGGGAGTTGGTTGATCATGGTGTCGGGTGGGCGGCATTACGGTTGCACGAAGCTGTGGCAAGCCATAGTGATAAAAGAATTAAGGAAGGGATGGATGCGTGGGATGCGAGGGTGCATTTTGACAAAAATAGTGTATATATGGGGAGCTCGCCTAGGTTTGACATGTATGGAAACGAATTTGGATTGGGGAAAGCATTGGCGGTTTTGAGTGGGTATGGTAATAAGTTTGACGGAAAGGTGACGTCGTATCCCGGACGGGAGGGCGGAGGAAGCATTGATTTGGAAGTCTGCCTGTTGCCGGAACACATGGCTGCTTTCGAATCTGATGAAGAATTCTCGAATATTTTTAATGAATAATTTCACTAATAAAATGTAATCTTTAAACTTGTTGAGTTAAGGTAAAGAAAAATGTCTAAGCTTTAATAAgcatttatgattttttttagtatttttctTATTTAGGTGTACACCCATTTTAAGTGGAGTTTTATACTAATTTATATGACTTTTAAAAAGAAAGGTCGGTTCTACAGTCGCACGGACACGTGTCATCATTCGAACCGCGTATAAAAAGACTTACATCggcaagcacaaacacaacaacAGAGAAAGAGCTAAAAAGCAAAACCTGCAAACGGAAAACCAtctgaaaaaaatcaaaaacggAAAACCACCTGGAAAAAAAGTCAAAAGTATAGAAGGAAAACAAAAAGGGAAAATCACGAAAATAGCTATTGACCCACCTATTATGAAAATAGCCACTTGAGGCGTCTCTTATAGAGACGTTACACCACCTTCTGTGGTGTCTCTAAGAGGCTTCAGccttttactttttttttccaCCGTAATTCTTAAACGAGCACAACTTTTtcatataataatatttttttaaaatttcacaaaattaaaaagaattttttatatttttaatttggtgtaatttaaaaaaatatatattatcatATGAAAAAGTTATGTCTATTTAAAAATTATAATGAAAAAGATATAATAAAAAAAGGCTAAGTACATTTACCccattttagtaaaaaaaaaaaaaaaacaaccgaAACTGACTTGTTTTCACTTTTAAAGTATTTTCAAAAGCATAGAATTCTCTTAAACAATTCTATTTAAAAGGGTTAGAACTTGGTGACAATACTTACCATATTTAGCATATTGTTTAGAGTAAAGTGTAATTCGCCACGCTGTGGTTTGGTCTAAATTGTATGCTCACACTCTATCTTTCAACTTTTGCCAAATGATACTTACCCATAAAATATCCATAAtgctaaaaatcaccaaaaaaacTAAACTTTGTTCATTAACATGCCTATTGCACTACAGAAGAATACTGATTACATGTTAAACGTTAAGCGGATTAACATACCATTAACTTGTAGCATAAGTGACTCTGATTCTGGTACGCCTGTTGGCAATGCGAGTCAATTCCAATTAGCAGGCAGCTTCGACAATGCCGGTGGCCTCCGCAAACCCCCCGTCCCAAACAACTACTTCCTCAAAACGTCACACAAATGCCAAACAACTCCTTCAACGCTTCAAACACCAAATCCAACCTCTCCAACAATCCATCACATTCTTATTATACATAAAGAACCCATAATATATACAACTCAAAATTATAATAGTCTGGTGTCTCTCTCATGTAGGTATAATAGTCTTTTAACCATTTTTGACAGTCAACCAAACGTTTGACTGACGGTAGGTGTCAATGTGTGATGAAATGAGCATCACATGGTGTCATTTGGCAAAAGTTGAAAGATAGGGTGTCAATATGCAGTATGGACCAAACCACAGGATGGCAAGTTGCACTTTattctattatttatttgaaaGGTAAAAAagggaaaattacaaaaatgtcagttgaccaaacatgttttcaAATTTGTCACGCTCCTGCGTCCTTAGGGACACATCATGCGCGGGATGCGTCCTTCAAGCACGGGATGCGTCCTTAGAGCAAAACCCATTAAAAAATGGACACGTGGTCACGGGATGCGTCCTTCAAGCACGGGATGCGTCCTTCAAGTTCCTGAAGCGTCCGGCGAGGTTTCCGGCGAGTTTTCCGGCAAGTTATATCCGGCGATCCTTCAAGTTTCTTTTAAAACCGTTTATGTGTGTACAAATTGTCACACGTCTGTTTTCTTCCTCACTAAGAGAACAAATAAAAAATTGCAAACGAAGTTAAAATCAAACAAGAACAATTGGATCTAAAATGAATATGTGGATCGACTTCTTTTTCTTGCACATCTAAACCtgtttacaaaaatatatatataaaccgaCCGAATGTTAATACATCAAACTAGAACATGTTAAAAGCAACTTGAAGGACGCATGTTAAAAGAAACTTGGAGGATCGCCGGAAATAACTCACTAGAAAACTCGTCGGAAACCTGCAACTCGCCGGAAACCTCGCCGGACGCTTCAGAAACTTGAAGGACGCATCCCGTGCTTGAAGGACGCATCCCGTGGCCACGTGTCCATTTTTTATTGGGTTTTGCTCTAAGGACGCATCCCGTGCTTGAAGGACGCATCTCGCGCATAATGTGCCGCTCCAAGGACGCAGGAGCGTGACAAATTtgaaaacatgtttggtcaaccgacattttcgtaattttccCGGTAAAAAAAGTCATAAAAAAGAAGTCTGCATGCCTGCCCCTATCCACCTGTTCTAATAGTCACATGCTCAGAATATCAGTCAAGAGCATTTTGTAACCTTGCTCTTATCACTTCACGCTAATCCAAACGAAAGTATGTATGTCCTTAGGTATAATACATAGCATACAGAAGACGGAATTAGAAAAACAATGATTGATGTTAAACCCTAACGATGTTTCGTTACAAAATTAACACAAGCAAAAGTCATTGAGCATTAGATAAGTCTGATAAGAATTTAACGttttttagctttaaaccaaAATTGTAGTAGAGACATACATTCATCGAATTGACATTCAACTCAAGACCCCCATTAATGATACTAAAATCCCAACTTTAAAACCTAAGTAGTTAGGATCAGTTGACGAATAAGCCTTTAACGTTGGTTTAATTGATCGGAAGTGATACTTTGTGAAGGACTAAAGCTGGAACCGCTGAAAGCTGCAGGGGCATAATGAAATTCCTTTTATCCACATTCCTGCCCCAAAAGAAATTTCTCCCTTTTGCCTCTAGAATCTCCAAACCTTACTTGGGGCCTTATATAATGAGGAAAAAAAAAACCCTCCAAAACCATCCCTAGCTACGTTAGctcattatatattttttaatcaaAATTTTAGTTTCTACAATACTAACATATAATTAAAGGGAAtgaaaatcaaaactaaaaaaatctaaatttcaaGTTTTCAATGGTTTTCTAATTAACCCTACAAGACTAACATATAACTTTGATCCAGCCAGTTTTGACCCAAGTTCATGTTCATGCAGTAGTTAGCCCGCCAGTACTTAGTTTTACTAGCCGTTAAAAACTTGGCCCCACCTTCAAATGCCCGAAACCAGTCTGGAATTCCGGACCTCCCCAATGGATGAGGCAAGCGGACTCCAAACCTCCCGAATCGATGAGGCAAGCGGACTAGGGCTACATCGCGGGACGTTTGGTTCTTGGCAACCAAAATTGCCAGCTAGATCCGACCACCACTCTAGCGATGACATGCTCTAATAATATCAAATATATAGATAGAGGCTTGAAAACAAGCTTAATTTATTCATAATTTATATGTACTACCTttgataaatttttttttttttaacagaaaaGGGGACTTTTATACAAAACAAACAGGCCTCTAGCCCGGAGCTAGCAGTCACAAATACATCAGATACAATTTTGCTACCCATCCAGGGGCGCAGGTCAAGTAGGGCGGGAGGGGACGgccgacccccgaacttttcgctcaatagTGGATATcgtgtagttttcgtatagaaatttttgggtatatacgttttcgaccccccgtccgaaatctcaagcttcgcctcTGTACCCATCTATGACATCAGTTCCATTTTTACACCACTCCTCAAAAGACCAATAATCTAATTTGGCCCTATTTTTAGCCAAAGTAAGGTGCTCTCCTTAATATCTTCCACCATCTTGTTGTTAGTTTTGTTTGTACCCCTGAAGACTTTGTCGTTTTTGCAATGATAATCCTTTTTATCGCCCTCTTTTTCTTCTTTGTGTTCATCACATTTTCTGCGAATAAAAGGATCTCTTTCAACTAAGAACAGTTATGTAATGGGTCGAGTTTCAGCCATCTCCCAACTAGCCACCAGATGGTCTTCGCATTTAAACATGAGACCAGTACATGGTCAACGGTTTCTGGCATGTAGCCGCAACACAGACATAAAATCGACCCCACTTGCACTCATCTTTTGTTCAATTCTACCCGAGTGGGTATCCTCCCTTGCAAGCCTTTCCAAGCCATCATGTTCACCTTTGGTATTGCCCATCCACTACAGCACAAAACGAAATCCTCTGTTTGTTGTGCGTTCTTTTTCGTTTAGCTCTTCTCTTATGGACTTCTCCGTGAAGCATACCTCTGAGTCGGATGCCCAACCCCAAACGTCACACCCGTCTTTCATATTCCAGCTCCTTAACAGGCTAAACAGACTATGAAATTCTGCCCATGCCTCCACCGAATTGGGATGAGTTTTCCAAGTCGGGTCCCAAACAACATTGCTGCCCATTCTCTTGTAATTGTCTTCCACAATTATCCTTCTTTTTCTGCCATTTTATACATCAGTAGATAGGACTCCA comes from the Helianthus annuus cultivar XRQ/B chromosome 4, HanXRQr2.0-SUNRISE, whole genome shotgun sequence genome and includes:
- the LOC110932952 gene encoding uncharacterized acetyltransferase At3g50280 translates to MNSPTVKIISDCFINPKFVSEAAKKPFYFSPWDLLMLTANYIQTGLLFRLPENQDLSITTFLDDLKESLSTTLTHFHPLAARLGAIKHENPPSLTVSLNPENSPGARFIHSAVNLTVDDILTPTDVPLVVQSFFDHHQAVNHDGHELSLLSVKVTKLVDAIFIGCSINHMLVDGTSYWHFINSWSEMFKSKGQNSHLTRISRPPILDRWIPTGSDPIVNLPFSHDVEYINRPNRPMLRERIFHFSSDSLAKLKAKANSECNTTKISSLQSLSALVWRCVTRARRVPADQETDCMMAINNRSRISPPLPEIYFGNMVQTVRATTTTRELVDHGVGWAALRLHEAVASHSDKRIKEGMDAWDARVHFDKNSVYMGSSPRFDMYGNEFGLGKALAVLSGYGNKFDGKVTSYPGREGGGSIDLEVCLLPEHMAAFESDEEFSNIFNE